Proteins found in one Campylobacter lari genomic segment:
- a CDS encoding HugZ family heme oxygenase, with translation MNFNTIIEHINSHHQSNLIDLCKKFSNSKIIKNATLQSVDFEGLDIIYNNNQTLRVNFPTIADENSIKDVIIELCLSVKNDNTENIHQEINEFIAQYNSIILATLTENGEATCSYAPFFRFQSENYIYISQISEHFNNIKANPKNIEVMFLEDECKASSITLRKRLRYKASATILERNNDFDKKYDEFEEQVKDDKAVKMIRTMLDFHLIKLDFHNGRFVKGFGQAYDLQDGKIIHIKGSHPHKFSHKK, from the coding sequence ATGAATTTCAACACTATTATAGAGCATATAAACTCACATCATCAGTCTAATTTAATAGATTTATGTAAAAAATTTTCTAATTCTAAAATAATCAAAAATGCTACACTACAAAGTGTCGATTTTGAAGGATTGGATATTATATATAACAACAATCAAACATTGCGCGTTAATTTTCCAACAATAGCTGATGAAAATTCTATTAAAGATGTAATCATAGAACTTTGTTTAAGCGTAAAAAACGATAACACAGAAAACATACATCAAGAAATTAATGAATTTATTGCTCAATATAACTCTATCATTTTAGCAACACTGACAGAAAATGGTGAAGCTACTTGTTCTTATGCTCCATTTTTTAGATTTCAATCTGAAAACTATATTTACATTAGTCAAATCAGTGAGCATTTTAACAATATCAAAGCAAATCCAAAAAATATTGAAGTGATGTTTTTAGAAGATGAATGCAAAGCAAGCTCGATAACACTAAGAAAAAGATTGCGTTATAAAGCAAGCGCAACCATACTCGAAAGAAACAACGATTTTGATAAAAAATATGACGAATTTGAAGAACAAGTAAAAGATGATAAAGCAGTAAAGATGATCAGAACAATGCTTGATTTTCATTTGATTAAACTCGACTTTCATAATGGACGCTTTGTAAAAGGATTTGGACAAGCTTATGATTTACAAGATGGTAAAATTATTCATATTAAAGGTAGCCATCCTCATAAATTCTCTCATAAAAAATAA
- the hemW gene encoding radical SAM family heme chaperone HemW produces MHLYIHIPFCESKCFYCSFTSLKKKDVEKDYLNALIQDIRYQLNFFKLDKNSIKTVFIGGGTPSLMDASFYEKIFIFLQSYLQKDSEISIEANPNSSNFSWLKEIKNLGFNRISFGVQSFHEKKLQFLGRIHDQKSIFTSIENAKKAGFNNINLDLIYDTKLDDKKMLDYEIYKLALLDINHVSAYSLTIEEKTRFAKKFHFKKNAPRLAKYFIKAIENLGYKQYEISNFGQICKHNLAYWQGKDYIGCGLSAVGFLKNQRLYTKKSLKDYITNPCFRKIENLNSKDLCLEHIFLGLRSIIGVDETKLKPLEKDKAIFLSKKEKLVYKNGFFYNTNYLLSDELALYIST; encoded by the coding sequence ATGCATTTATATATACATATACCATTTTGCGAAAGTAAGTGTTTTTATTGTTCTTTTACCTCACTTAAGAAAAAAGATGTTGAAAAAGATTATTTAAATGCTTTAATACAAGATATAAGATATCAACTAAATTTTTTTAAACTTGATAAAAATTCCATAAAGACTGTTTTTATAGGTGGTGGCACGCCTAGTTTAATGGATGCTAGTTTTTATGAAAAAATATTTATTTTTTTACAAAGTTATTTACAAAAAGATAGTGAAATCAGCATAGAAGCCAACCCCAACTCAAGTAATTTTTCATGGCTTAAAGAAATAAAAAATTTAGGTTTTAATCGTATTTCTTTTGGTGTACAAAGTTTTCATGAAAAAAAATTACAATTTCTTGGGCGTATTCATGATCAAAAAAGTATTTTTACTAGTATAGAAAATGCAAAAAAAGCAGGATTTAACAATATCAATCTGGACTTAATCTATGATACAAAACTTGATGATAAAAAAATGCTTGATTATGAAATTTACAAACTTGCCCTGCTTGATATTAACCATGTGAGCGCTTATAGTCTAACCATAGAAGAAAAAACTAGATTTGCTAAAAAATTTCATTTTAAAAAAAACGCTCCACGCCTTGCAAAATACTTTATCAAAGCAATTGAAAATCTTGGCTATAAACAATATGAAATTAGCAATTTTGGACAAATTTGCAAACATAATCTTGCATACTGGCAAGGAAAAGACTATATTGGCTGTGGTCTAAGTGCTGTGGGGTTTTTAAAAAATCAAAGACTTTACACCAAAAAAAGTTTAAAAGATTATATAACAAATCCTTGTTTTAGAAAAATTGAAAATTTAAATTCGAAAGATTTATGTTTAGAGCATATTTTTCTAGGGCTTAGAAGCATTATAGGAGTAGATGAAACAAAACTAAAACCCTTAGAAAAAGATAAAGCAATTTTTCTTAGCAAAAAAGAAAAATTAGTTTATAAAAATGGATTTTTTTATAACACCAATTATCTTTTAAGTGATGAGCTAGCTTTGTATATTAGCACTTAG
- a CDS encoding RNA pyrophosphohydrolase, protein MEKEKKYRPNVAAIILSSAYPFECKILLAKRNDMEDIWQFPQGGIDKGEDAKSALFRELKEEIGTDEIEILAEYPEWISYDFPAKVAQKMYPYDGQNQKYFLVRLKNKAIINLNTKNPEFNACKFVLLEDVYDMINHFKKPIYTKVLKYFKERGYI, encoded by the coding sequence ATGGAAAAAGAAAAAAAATATAGGCCAAATGTAGCTGCTATAATACTATCATCAGCTTATCCTTTTGAATGTAAAATTTTACTTGCTAAACGTAATGATATGGAAGATATATGGCAATTTCCTCAAGGTGGTATAGATAAGGGGGAAGATGCTAAAAGTGCATTGTTTAGAGAATTAAAAGAAGAAATAGGTACAGATGAGATTGAAATTTTGGCTGAGTATCCTGAGTGGATTAGTTATGATTTTCCAGCCAAAGTCGCCCAAAAGATGTATCCTTATGATGGTCAAAATCAAAAATATTTTTTAGTTAGATTAAAAAATAAAGCTATTATTAATCTAAATACTAAAAATCCTGAATTTAATGCTTGCAAATTTGTTTTATTAGAAGATGTTTATGATATGATTAATCATTTTAAAAAACCTATATATACCAAGGTTTTAAAATATTTTAAAGAAAGGGGGTATATTTAA
- a CDS encoding aspartate kinase → MLIVQKYGGTSVGTLERIDEVAKRVAKSKKTCDKLVVVVSAMSGVTNELIDFAHHFSKNPSGREMDMLLSSGERVTSSLLAIALNEMGLKATAFSGRNAGIITDDVYTKARIEHIDTTNINKALDEGYIVVVAGFQGIDKMGNVTTLGRGGSDLSAVALAGALNADLCEIYTDVDGVYTTDPRIEPKAKKLDKISYEEMLELASLGAKVLQNRSVELAKKLNVKLVTRSSFNENEGTIITKEENMEQALVSGIALDKNQARVTLRNIDDKPGIAAEIFGTLANENINVDMIIQNVGVDGATNLGFTVPENELDLATNAMKKVLGANANIETDSAVVKVSVVGVGMKSHSGVASAAFKALANENINIQMISTSEIKISVIVHEKYGELAVRVLHEVYKLDV, encoded by the coding sequence ATGCTGATCGTACAAAAATATGGGGGAACAAGTGTAGGAACACTTGAGCGTATTGATGAAGTTGCTAAAAGAGTGGCAAAAAGTAAAAAAACTTGCGATAAGTTAGTTGTAGTTGTTTCAGCAATGAGTGGGGTGACTAACGAACTTATTGATTTTGCTCACCATTTTAGTAAAAATCCTTCAGGTCGTGAGATGGATATGCTTTTAAGTAGTGGTGAACGTGTGACTTCATCTTTGCTTGCTATTGCGCTAAATGAAATGGGTTTAAAAGCTACTGCATTTTCCGGACGTAATGCAGGAATTATTACAGATGATGTTTATACTAAAGCAAGAATAGAACACATTGATACTACAAATATCAACAAAGCTTTAGATGAAGGATATATCGTAGTAGTGGCTGGCTTTCAAGGTATTGATAAAATGGGTAATGTTACTACTTTGGGCCGTGGTGGAAGTGATTTAAGTGCGGTTGCGTTAGCAGGAGCTTTAAATGCTGATTTATGTGAGATTTATACTGATGTAGATGGAGTATATACTACCGATCCTAGAATTGAACCAAAGGCTAAAAAGCTAGATAAAATTTCTTATGAAGAAATGCTAGAGCTTGCAAGTTTAGGAGCTAAAGTTTTACAAAACCGCTCTGTAGAGCTTGCTAAAAAATTAAATGTGAAATTAGTTACTAGAAGTAGCTTTAATGAAAATGAAGGTACGATTATTACTAAGGAGGAAAATATGGAACAGGCTTTGGTTAGCGGTATAGCACTAGATAAAAACCAAGCAAGGGTTACTTTAAGAAATATTGATGATAAACCAGGTATTGCTGCTGAAATTTTTGGAACTTTAGCAAATGAAAATATCAATGTGGATATGATTATCCAAAATGTCGGAGTAGATGGAGCCACAAATTTAGGCTTTACAGTGCCTGAAAACGAGCTTGATTTAGCAACTAATGCTATGAAAAAAGTTTTAGGTGCTAATGCTAATATAGAAACAGATAGTGCTGTGGTAAAAGTTTCAGTTGTGGGTGTGGGTATGAAATCACATTCTGGAGTAGCTTCAGCAGCTTTTAAAGCATTGGCAAATGAAAATATCAACATACAAATGATTTCTACAAGTGAAATTAAAATTTCAGTTATCGTGCATGAAAAATACGGCGAATTGGCTGTAAGAGTATTGCATGAAGTTTATAAACTAGATGTATAA
- a CDS encoding HobA family DNA replication regulator, producing MSNSFLKFTLEQIRENGTYTSWLEERRLEWSPLIASKLALLLQGYTFIVITDDQRAWFEEYFLSQINASTTRPLVPFVSLKGIYNKACNTQEDIDLLNDLLSISFPNGYAFFYIGTNTGFKFKIANSKAESMLWLFDEQLQNSFYLSSRDKELDYKLISLYKVFEQSLEAVLFSKVEI from the coding sequence ATGAGCAATAGTTTTTTAAAATTTACCCTAGAACAAATCCGAGAAAATGGTACTTATACAAGTTGGTTAGAAGAAAGGCGTCTTGAATGGTCGCCTTTGATTGCTTCTAAGTTAGCTTTGCTTTTGCAAGGTTATACTTTTATTGTGATTACTGATGATCAAAGAGCTTGGTTTGAAGAGTATTTTTTAAGCCAAATCAATGCTAGTACCACAAGACCTTTGGTGCCTTTTGTGTCTTTAAAAGGAATTTATAATAAAGCTTGTAATACCCAAGAAGATATAGATTTGCTAAATGATCTTTTGAGTATTTCTTTTCCTAATGGTTATGCTTTTTTCTATATAGGAACTAACACAGGTTTTAAATTTAAAATCGCTAATTCTAAAGCAGAAAGTATGCTTTGGCTTTTTGATGAGCAATTGCAAAATAGTTTTTATCTTTCCTCACGCGATAAAGAATTAGACTATAAACTTATTTCTTTATATAAAGTATTTGAACAAAGCTTAGAGGCTGTACTTTTTTCTAAGGTAGAAATTTGA
- a CDS encoding DNA polymerase III subunit delta', whose amino-acid sequence MQEKLTEEYGAKNLKFFIPKNPDLELRLNDLTYDKNAQATAKAIMKESYVAEAQAKIIVILARSFREEAQNFLLKLFEEPPKNVYFIIVAPSKNVFLPTILSRFIVEKHKIQKEKISLNLDLKKIDLAQIASLLKQYENIDKHECLELISALSHECFKQDIKLNDEEIEFFYKAYELAKLNAKPTILLSTIALILHERKNENH is encoded by the coding sequence ATGCAAGAAAAGCTCACAGAAGAATATGGAGCAAAAAATCTTAAATTTTTCATACCTAAAAATCCTGACTTAGAATTAAGACTAAATGACTTAACCTATGATAAAAACGCTCAAGCAACCGCAAAAGCTATTATGAAAGAAAGCTATGTAGCTGAAGCGCAGGCTAAAATCATTGTTATACTAGCTAGATCTTTTCGTGAAGAAGCGCAAAATTTTTTACTAAAGCTTTTTGAAGAGCCACCAAAAAATGTATATTTTATCATCGTAGCTCCTTCAAAAAATGTTTTTTTGCCTACTATACTTTCAAGATTTATCGTAGAAAAGCATAAAATTCAAAAAGAAAAAATATCTTTAAATTTAGATCTTAAAAAAATAGATCTTGCTCAAATTGCTTCATTATTAAAACAATATGAAAATATAGACAAGCATGAGTGTTTAGAGCTAATTAGTGCTTTAAGCCATGAGTGCTTTAAACAAGATATAAAATTAAACGATGAAGAAATCGAATTTTTCTACAAAGCTTATGAGTTAGCTAAATTAAATGCAAAGCCAACTATTTTACTAAGTACCATAGCTTTAATTTTACACGAGAGAAAAAATGAAAATCATTAA
- the folP gene encoding dihydropteroate synthase yields MKIIKINPNTDFEQISKYIKPHKAGEKIMSEKTQIHFFLIKELRAPAANILKQDALRVGAELVTHKEVILGKEHTNALLMVTQDQVKKLIEKEKLQDFKLKNLALFLKSNFAKPKYAKIMGVININEDSFNAQSRVKENEVLEKIELMISQGADYIDIGAVSSRPGSVYCGKEEEFKRLKNTLDLIYREKLYEKCIFSLDSFDEYCLEYALNKGFKLINDITGFKNENLAKLALKYKATYTLMHIQNTPQNMQDSPHYEDVLAELDDFFAQKLERLSELGLEDVVLDVGIGFGKSPWHNMMLIKHLEHFLRFEKELLIGASRKSMINAYFNSSVEQRLAGTLYLHLEAFKNGASIIRAHDVYEHKQMFELAKAMDELSLEQ; encoded by the coding sequence ATGAAAATCATTAAAATCAATCCTAACACAGACTTTGAACAAATTTCTAAATATATAAAACCACACAAAGCGGGTGAGAAAATTATGAGTGAAAAAACTCAAATTCATTTTTTTCTTATTAAAGAGTTAAGAGCGCCTGCTGCAAATATACTCAAGCAAGATGCACTAAGAGTTGGAGCTGAGCTTGTAACACATAAAGAAGTTATACTAGGTAAAGAACATACTAATGCCTTACTTATGGTAACGCAAGATCAAGTCAAAAAGCTTATAGAAAAAGAAAAATTACAAGATTTTAAACTTAAAAATTTAGCACTATTTTTAAAGTCTAATTTCGCTAAACCCAAATATGCAAAAATTATGGGTGTGATTAATATCAATGAAGATAGTTTTAATGCTCAAAGTAGGGTTAAAGAAAATGAAGTTTTAGAAAAAATCGAACTTATGATCTCTCAAGGGGCTGATTATATAGATATAGGTGCGGTTTCTTCAAGACCTGGTAGTGTGTATTGTGGGAAAGAAGAAGAGTTTAAGCGTTTAAAAAATACCCTAGATTTAATTTATAGAGAAAAACTTTATGAAAAATGTATTTTTAGTTTAGATAGCTTTGATGAGTATTGTTTAGAATATGCTTTAAATAAAGGCTTTAAGCTTATTAATGATATTACTGGGTTTAAAAATGAAAATTTAGCCAAACTAGCTTTAAAATACAAAGCCACTTACACACTCATGCATATACAAAATACCCCACAAAATATGCAAGATAGCCCACATTATGAAGATGTACTCGCTGAGCTTGATGATTTTTTTGCTCAAAAACTAGAAAGATTAAGTGAGCTTGGTTTAGAAGATGTGGTTTTAGATGTTGGCATTGGTTTTGGTAAAAGTCCTTGGCATAATATGATGTTAATCAAACACTTAGAGCATTTTTTACGCTTTGAAAAAGAGCTTTTAATCGGAGCTAGTAGGAAAAGTATGATAAATGCTTATTTTAATTCAAGCGTTGAGCAAAGGCTAGCTGGTACACTTTATTTGCATTTGGAGGCTTTCAAAAATGGTGCAAGCATTATAAGAGCACATGATGTGTATGAACATAAGCAAATGTTTGAACTTGCAAAAGCTATGGATGAACTTTCTTTGGAGCAATGA